One part of the Mariniblastus fucicola genome encodes these proteins:
- a CDS encoding ABC transporter permease, whose amino-acid sequence MNPFTLTIQEIFHRKNSSLLTVLLVAVITGTITFFVVNSKGFEKEIGRNVRDIGSNIVILPADVDQFAYHQQGGINEETMPYAVVDQLVEFRASLNHLIPMLERNAQCQSENETVEARVVGLSASIPVPGRPKAPMQKAIAKGKVQIGSALAMRLKISRENKNATISISGKSFPVDRVNRGNGTWQDSAVFMELHSAQELFGLPDQVSRIEAIECTQEKCEETGLQSDVVLTNEFARITDQAALLRREQMASARLNVRALSQQNLALLKNLMWTFLACSMIALATLNTIQRQPEIGVLQSVGFGQMKVATLFVLRSLILGVFGCIIGIGVGSLGSLWQSKQLFAATGKKFAIDWNAGLTIGLVAIALSVMASAIPALWSASQHPADLIGKEN is encoded by the coding sequence GTGAATCCATTTACGCTGACAATTCAGGAGATCTTTCACCGAAAGAACTCGAGTCTGCTGACCGTGTTGCTGGTCGCGGTCATCACGGGCACGATCACGTTCTTTGTCGTCAACAGCAAAGGCTTTGAAAAAGAAATCGGCCGCAACGTTCGCGACATCGGATCAAACATCGTGATCCTTCCGGCAGACGTCGATCAGTTCGCTTACCATCAGCAAGGCGGCATCAACGAAGAGACGATGCCCTACGCGGTCGTGGATCAACTGGTCGAGTTTCGAGCTTCGTTGAACCATCTGATTCCGATGCTCGAGCGCAATGCTCAATGCCAATCAGAAAATGAAACTGTGGAAGCTCGAGTCGTCGGGCTCTCGGCATCCATCCCTGTTCCCGGTCGACCGAAGGCGCCGATGCAGAAGGCGATCGCGAAAGGCAAAGTCCAAATCGGATCGGCGCTTGCAATGCGGCTCAAGATTTCTCGCGAGAACAAAAACGCCACGATTTCAATCTCTGGAAAGTCGTTTCCAGTCGATCGCGTGAATCGTGGCAACGGCACCTGGCAAGACTCGGCGGTCTTCATGGAACTGCATTCGGCTCAGGAATTGTTTGGGTTGCCTGATCAAGTCAGTCGCATCGAAGCCATCGAATGCACACAGGAAAAATGCGAGGAAACGGGCCTTCAATCGGATGTCGTGCTGACCAACGAGTTTGCTCGAATCACCGACCAGGCAGCGTTGCTTCGCCGCGAGCAAATGGCAAGTGCCCGGTTGAATGTTCGCGCCTTAAGTCAGCAGAACTTGGCTCTGTTGAAGAATCTCATGTGGACGTTCCTGGCCTGTTCGATGATCGCATTGGCGACTTTGAACACGATTCAACGCCAGCCAGAAATCGGAGTCCTTCAATCGGTTGGATTTGGCCAAATGAAAGTCGCGACACTGTTCGTGCTGCGGTCGCTGATCCTTGGTGTGTTCGGCTGCATCATCGGCATCGGTGTTGGGTCGCTCGGATCGCTCTGGCAGAGCAAACAGCTTTTCGCAGCGACGGGAAAGAAGTTTGCGATTGACTGGAATGCGGGGCTGACGATCGGCCTGGTTGCGATTGCGTTGTCAGTCATGGCCTCGGCGATTCCCGCTCTCTGGTCGGCGTCGCAACATCCGGCTGATTTGATTGGAAAGGAAAACTGA